A genomic segment from Chiroxiphia lanceolata isolate bChiLan1 chromosome 27, bChiLan1.pri, whole genome shotgun sequence encodes:
- the FGF22 gene encoding fibroblast growth factor 22, protein MRRGGPAAIAACLAGALAVLAGPGPGSTTGTGRRPPRSYGHLEGDVRWRRLFSATRFFLRIDSGGGVEGTRWRERPGSIVEIRSVRVGVVAIRAVHTGFYLAMNKRGRLYGSKEFSPNCKFTERIEENGYNTYASLRWRHCGRPMFLSLNSKGRPQRGGKTRRQHLSTHFLPMLVD, encoded by the exons atGAGGCGCGGGGGCCCCGCTGCCATCGCCGCCTGTCTCGCCGGGGCTCTCGCTGTGCTGGCGGGACCGGGGCCGGGCAGTACCACCGGGACCGGCCGGCGACCCCCTCGCAGCTACGGGCACCTGGAGGGCGACGTGCGCTGGCGGCGACTCTTCTCCGCCACCCGCTTCTTCCTGCGCATCGACAGCGGCGGCGGCGTGGAGGGGACGCGCTGGAGGGAGCGGCCGGGCA gcATCGTCGAGATCCGGTCGGTGCGTGTCGGCGTCGTGGCCATCCGGGCGGTGCACACCGGCTTCTACCTGGCCATGAACAAGCGGGGGAGGCTCTACGGGTCG aAGGAGTTCAGCCCCAACTGCAAGTTCACAGAGCGCATCGAGGAGAACGGCTACAACACCTACGCGTCGCTGCGCTGGCGGCACTGCGGCCGCCCCATGTTCCTCTCCCTCAACAGCAAGGGCAGGCCACAGCGAGGGGGCAAGACACGCCGGCAGCACCTCTCCACACACTTCCTCCCCATGCTTGTTGACTGA
- the RNF126 gene encoding E3 ubiquitin-protein ligase RNF126, whose product MAEASPQPGRFFCHCCSAEIAPRLPDYICPRCESGFIEELPEEPRNADNETSSSTSAADQSRHPFENVDQHLFTLPQGYGQFAFGFFDDSFEFPFGSNVQPEDNRDSENRREREHQSRHRYGARQPRARLATRRASGRHEGVPTLEGIIQQLVNGIIAPTTIPNLGLGPWGVLHSNPMDYAWGANGLDAIITQLLNQFENTGPPPADKEKIQALPTIQITQEHVDSGLECPVCKEDYTVGENVRQLPCNHLFHDGCIVPWLEQHDTCPVCRKSLSGQNTATNPPGLTGMNFSSSSSSSSSSSSPSNENSSNNS is encoded by the exons GACTACATTTGCCCACGGTGTGAGTCTGGTTTTATTGAAGAACTTCCCGAGGAGCCGAG GAACGCTGACAATGAGACCAGCTCCTCTACGTCAGCCGCTGATCAGAGCAGGCATCCTTTTGAG AACGTGGATCAGCACTTGTTCACCTTGCCCCAGGGCTATGGCCAGTTCGCTTTCGGGTTCTTTGATGACAGCTTTGAGTTTCCGTTTGGGTCCAACGTGCAGCCGGAAGACAACCGGGACTCGGAGAACCGGCGGGAGCGCGAGCACCAGTCCCGGCACCGCTACGGCGCGAGGCAGCCCCGCGCCCGCCTGGCCACGCGCCGCGCCTCGGGCAGGCACGAGGGCGTCCCCACGCTGGAAGG AATTATCCAGCAGCTGGTCAATGGAATTATTGCACCAACCACAATTCCAAACCTAGGCCTGGGCCCTTG GGGAGTCCTGCACTCAAATCCGATGGACTACGCCTGGGGTGCCAACGGCCTGGATGCGATTATCACACAG TTACTGAATCAGTTTGAAAACACTGGACCACCGCCAGCGGACAAAGAGAAGATCCAGGCCCTCCCCACCATACAGATCACACAGGAGCACGTAG ATTCCGGGTTGGAGTGCCCTGTGTGTAAGGAAGACTACACAGTCGGGGAAAACGTGCGGCAGTTACCGTGCAATCACCTGTTCCACGACGGCTGCATTGTCCCATGGCTGGAGCAG CATGACACGTGTCCCGTCTGCCGGAAAAGTTTAAGTGGACAAAACACTGCCACAAACCCCCCAGGACTCACAGGGATGAACTTCTcgtcatcctcctcctcctcctcttcctccagctcaCCAAGTAATGAAAACTCATCGAACAACTCATGA